From one Bacteroides intestinalis DSM 17393 genomic stretch:
- a CDS encoding MATE family efflux transporter translates to MINKYEERLGTERMLPLVFKMALPAVAAQFVNLLYSIVDRIYIGHIPGIGTDALAGVGVTISLVVLISSFSAIVGGGGAPLAAIALGQGDRQRAGKILGNGFTLLILFTLITSFIAYTFMEPILLFTGASEHTLGYAVDYLSIYLLGTVFVEISTGLNSFINAQGRPAIAMCSVLIGALLNIILDPIFIFWFDMGVKGAALATVISQACSAAWVLSFLFSRKASLPLERRYMKLNRGIVIAMLGLGVSPFIMASTESLVGFVLNSSLKDFGDIYVSALTILQTSMQFASVPLTGFAQGFIPVVSYNYGHDDKQRVKDCFRIALITMFSFNLILMLLMILFPSTIASAFTSDERLIGTIRWTMPVFLGGMTIFGLQRACQNMFVALGQAKISIFIALLRKAILLIPLALILPHYMGVIGVYAAEAISDATAAICCTLLFFWQFPKILGKMK, encoded by the coding sequence CAGTAGCAGCACAATTCGTCAATTTGCTTTATAGCATTGTCGACCGTATCTATATCGGACATATACCGGGTATTGGGACGGATGCATTGGCAGGCGTAGGGGTAACAATTTCTCTCGTGGTATTGATTTCTTCTTTTTCAGCAATTGTAGGTGGAGGTGGTGCGCCACTGGCTGCCATAGCCCTCGGGCAAGGTGACCGCCAGCGTGCCGGAAAGATATTGGGGAATGGTTTTACCTTGCTGATTCTATTTACTTTAATTACTTCCTTCATTGCCTATACCTTCATGGAGCCTATCCTGCTCTTTACAGGCGCTTCGGAACATACATTGGGCTATGCGGTCGATTACCTTTCCATTTATTTGCTGGGAACTGTTTTTGTGGAGATTTCCACCGGGCTGAATTCCTTTATCAATGCGCAGGGGCGTCCTGCCATTGCCATGTGCTCTGTCTTAATCGGAGCTTTATTAAATATCATTCTTGATCCTATATTTATCTTCTGGTTTGATATGGGGGTGAAAGGTGCTGCTTTGGCTACGGTGATTTCTCAGGCTTGCAGTGCCGCATGGGTACTGTCTTTCCTGTTCTCCCGGAAGGCTTCTCTGCCTTTGGAGAGGCGCTATATGAAGTTAAACCGAGGGATTGTTATTGCGATGCTGGGGCTGGGAGTATCTCCGTTCATTATGGCCAGTACAGAGAGTTTGGTGGGCTTTGTGCTGAATAGTAGCTTGAAAGATTTTGGAGATATTTACGTTAGTGCGTTGACGATATTACAGACTTCGATGCAGTTTGCCAGTGTACCGCTGACGGGGTTTGCGCAAGGCTTTATTCCGGTTGTAAGTTACAATTATGGCCATGATGATAAGCAGCGTGTGAAGGACTGTTTCCGTATTGCACTGATCACCATGTTCTCTTTTAATCTGATTCTGATGCTACTTATGATCTTGTTCCCTTCAACGATTGCATCTGCTTTTACAAGTGATGAAAGGTTGATAGGAACGATTCGTTGGACTATGCCTGTCTTTCTAGGTGGTATGACCATATTCGGCTTGCAACGTGCCTGTCAGAATATGTTTGTTGCATTGGGGCAGGCTAAGATATCCATTTTTATCGCTTTGCTCCGCAAGGCCATTCTGTTGATTCCGTTAGCACTGATACTGCCGCATTATATGGGAGTGATCGGAGTATATGCAGCTGAGGCTATATCTGATGCTACGGCTGCAATTTGCTGTACGCTGTTGTTCTTTTGGCAGTTTCCTAAGATATTGGGGAAGATGAAATAA
- a CDS encoding DUF6088 family protein yields the protein MIKEIRQRIENFESDYVFTYQDLNLSPERSERVIKILNRLVAEGIIAKISKGRFYKPKKSVFGMLKPKLEEVVKDFLEKDGEVIGYMTGYLAFNRLGLTTQVPNIIQIGTNVRKNKTVRGMFTISFVIQSNPITKENIPLLQLLDAIKFIKEIPDTTTSQSCKCIMTIIQNLNKKDRDELLILAKKYPPMVRALLGAMVENIYGTNKALPLWNTLNPLTLYNVKIDKQVLPEVRKWRIQ from the coding sequence ATGATAAAGGAAATTCGACAAAGAATTGAAAATTTTGAGTCTGATTATGTTTTTACATATCAAGATTTAAATTTGTCTCCAGAACGGAGTGAAAGAGTTATCAAAATCTTAAATCGCTTAGTAGCTGAAGGTATTATTGCCAAAATCTCAAAAGGACGCTTCTATAAACCTAAAAAAAGTGTTTTTGGAATGCTAAAGCCTAAGTTAGAAGAAGTTGTAAAAGACTTTCTTGAGAAGGATGGAGAAGTTATTGGTTATATGACTGGATACTTAGCTTTTAATCGATTAGGATTGACTACACAAGTGCCGAATATCATCCAAATTGGCACAAATGTACGTAAAAACAAAACGGTAAGAGGAATGTTCACGATTAGTTTCGTGATTCAGTCTAATCCCATAACAAAGGAAAATATACCTTTATTGCAGCTATTGGATGCCATTAAGTTTATAAAAGAGATACCGGATACAACTACCAGCCAATCATGTAAGTGTATAATGACTATTATTCAGAATTTGAATAAAAAAGATAGGGATGAGCTACTTATACTTGCAAAAAAATATCCTCCAATGGTGCGTGCTTTACTTGGAGCGATGGTTGAGAACATATACGGTACAAACAAAGCATTGCCATTATGGAATACACTAAATCCTCTTACTTTATACAATGTAAAGATAGATAAGCAAGTATTACCCGAAGTGAGAAAATGGAGAATTCAGTAA
- the istB gene encoding IS21-like element helper ATPase IstB: protein METNNLTAPIAVEKDRNTLTIELMNRMKLHGMAAAFTESLTSTMAETMTIDSFLHMLLAREWDYRANAAIQRLIRGAAFRYKACLEQIDYAIPRGLDRNQMERLASLEFIRKGQNLFITGSSGTGKSFLATAMGYEACKKGIRTYYANAPKLMGTLKVAKVKGTLESELKRIERSTLLILDDLFLVNLDAKERPILLDIIEDRHGRKSIIITSQLPTDNWYDAIGDPTVADAIMDRIIHTAHRIELTGESVRKMAAYRGK from the coding sequence ATGGAAACAAATAATCTTACCGCACCGATAGCTGTCGAAAAAGACCGCAACACGTTGACAATCGAACTGATGAACCGTATGAAGCTGCACGGCATGGCCGCCGCCTTCACTGAAAGCCTGACCTCCACTATGGCAGAAACAATGACAATCGACTCTTTCCTGCACATGTTACTTGCCAGGGAATGGGACTACCGTGCCAATGCAGCCATCCAACGCCTTATACGCGGGGCGGCGTTCCGCTACAAGGCCTGCCTCGAGCAGATAGACTATGCAATCCCGCGTGGCCTTGACCGCAATCAGATGGAGCGGCTTGCATCGCTGGAGTTCATCCGCAAGGGACAGAACCTCTTCATCACAGGGTCATCCGGTACCGGGAAGAGCTTCCTTGCCACAGCAATGGGGTATGAAGCCTGCAAGAAGGGCATACGGACATATTATGCGAATGCTCCGAAACTTATGGGTACGCTTAAGGTGGCAAAAGTAAAAGGCACACTGGAATCGGAACTCAAGAGAATCGAACGGAGCACGCTGCTCATATTGGATGACCTCTTCCTTGTGAACCTTGATGCCAAGGAACGCCCCATCCTGCTCGATATAATAGAGGACCGACATGGGCGCAAGTCCATCATCATCACCTCGCAACTGCCAACGGACAATTGGTATGATGCAATCGGAGACCCTACAGTAGCAGATGCCATTATGGATCGTATTATACATACGGCGCACCGGATTGAGCTGACAGGAGAAAGTGTCCGTAAAATGGCTGCATACAGAGGGAAATAA
- a CDS encoding helix-turn-helix domain-containing protein, with product MLVDKTEFEAWMERIMGELYRISRKLDKAETREKHLNYLNGERLYDNQEVCLLLRISKRTLQRYRNNGVLKFYSIYHKTYYKESDLHEFIRNNFDENEIKRQAREDKLSESYPLPKE from the coding sequence ATGTTAGTAGATAAAACGGAATTTGAAGCATGGATGGAACGTATCATGGGTGAGCTGTACCGCATCTCACGGAAGCTGGACAAGGCGGAAACGAGGGAAAAGCACCTGAACTACCTGAACGGAGAGCGTCTGTACGACAATCAGGAAGTATGCCTGTTGTTGCGCATCAGCAAACGCACGCTGCAACGATACCGGAATAACGGGGTGTTGAAGTTCTATTCGATATATCACAAGACATATTACAAGGAGTCGGACTTGCACGAGTTCATCCGCAACAACTTCGACGAGAACGAGATAAAACGGCAGGCACGTGAGGACAAACTGTCCGAGAGCTATCCGCTGCCGAAAGAATAA
- a CDS encoding zinc-ribbon domain-containing protein has product MAKKKNHIDFCHELKAKNLKVTVLGIYKDYNSKIAVRCDKCGCEWSPRAGSLLHGHGCPKCAGVKLKSHSEFVKDLKSQRDDVIITGRYAKALEKTKFRFLKCGHECDITPAHVLSGRGCPECGRSQKGASQRLTMEIFLERLHKIDPNLVASEGATYINNHTLMPLQSLICSYSGRI; this is encoded by the coding sequence ATGGCAAAGAAAAAAAATCATATAGACTTCTGTCATGAATTGAAAGCAAAGAATTTAAAAGTTACTGTCTTGGGAATATACAAGGATTACAACTCTAAAATTGCTGTAAGATGCGACAAATGTGGTTGTGAATGGTCACCAAGGGCAGGAAGTCTATTGCACGGTCATGGCTGTCCCAAGTGTGCCGGAGTCAAACTGAAATCTCATTCAGAGTTTGTGAAAGACTTAAAATCCCAGAGAGATGACGTTATCATAACTGGTCGGTATGCGAAGGCACTCGAAAAAACTAAATTCAGATTCTTGAAATGTGGACATGAGTGTGATATCACTCCTGCACATGTTCTTAGTGGCAGGGGATGTCCGGAATGTGGACGATCCCAGAAAGGAGCGTCTCAGCGTTTGACAATGGAGATATTTTTGGAACGTCTCCATAAAATCGATCCGAATCTTGTAGCCAGCGAAGGTGCAACGTATATAAACAATCATACACTGATGCCGCTTCAATCACTCATTTGCTCATATTCTGGGCGAATCTAA
- a CDS encoding STAND family AAA ATPase — translation MKLGILHFTDSHIKSATDWILSEFSSLVASVKTIYEECDRIYIVFTGDVVYSGSEEEYILASKFLNSIRSLLKTLYKDKVYEQIIFTPGNHDCNFNMDRQARKNAIKNMNYDYIGDDNSVIEQCLIVQEPFWNFESSINGQETKPCIYKEYIDDIQKEVVIFHSFNTAWMSSINENVGSLFYPIKNIEETINTKATINISVFHHHSSWLNPNTEENNKHEFSELINSFSDVVIYGHEHERQGMIHTDLNTHKECYIFAGEALQMNQAKKVHSGFQVFIINTENRIGFNYPFHWNGTIYSQQEEQKFSLKEIGHNNLDFHSNQAFLSSLNDMKLPLFFNDDKKIKLKDIFIYPDIEKTNDLKKELYENYVDSSIFIGSSNYKVVLLEGENQSGKSSLINMMYLDSILHQKFPLLINGKCFKKMEIDKPLEKAFIEQYENKSFEEYSQYSNECKILFIDNLNSAELNNKSILELLKKLENRFSRIIITTSSIYNIISVLESTTKDVFCGKILPLGHKKRNKLIENYHRLNEENPYSITEQIFLEKTKDSYEQVQTFLGDKLIPSYPIFVLSILQSMNLVKPNNYEQTSYGYCYQSLIHFALAAKAKIKNEDIDTYINYLSELAFSLFDKKKKSLSDIEFQEFHKNYSANYIAPSFTEVRDKLLGSGLLVYDEDEWFHFGYNYIFYFLVAQKIATILTEEKGRKIIQYLCKNIQVDKYANILIFVAHHSKDSFLIDETILASMIPFDDIEPITLERNGSFNELIKDIIQEFKDDIIRSNTDPIQEREKSLESRDKLELQMKDNTYEEDYQNMPSEIISFYQAVRSLEIVGQIIKNRKGSISKQKLHEMIKELYLTAFRTIGFLGKIVKSTKEELTISIQSKVEKADSKSEIAERINLFFQLMSFNFCLGIFSKVINSVGNRDLKPIFDDVANELNTPAAKLISFSIKTCYGKLSIPELRLLYKEFENNPVALRILKARVKSYLYNNYVKYDERQRIASTLKMSLIQPRGNNLISRT, via the coding sequence ATGAAATTAGGAATATTACACTTTACAGATTCTCACATAAAAAGTGCCACTGATTGGATTTTGAGTGAGTTTTCATCTCTTGTTGCTTCCGTCAAAACGATATATGAAGAATGTGATCGCATATATATAGTGTTTACAGGTGATGTTGTTTACTCTGGTAGTGAAGAAGAATATATTTTGGCTTCAAAGTTTTTGAATTCAATAAGAAGTTTACTTAAAACATTGTATAAAGATAAGGTCTATGAACAAATAATTTTTACTCCCGGAAATCATGATTGCAATTTCAATATGGATAGACAGGCGAGAAAAAATGCTATAAAAAATATGAATTATGATTATATTGGTGATGATAATAGTGTTATAGAACAATGTCTTATCGTGCAAGAACCTTTTTGGAATTTTGAAAGCTCGATTAATGGACAAGAAACCAAACCATGTATTTACAAGGAATATATAGATGATATACAAAAAGAGGTTGTTATTTTTCATTCTTTTAATACAGCTTGGATGTCTTCTATTAATGAAAATGTTGGTAGTCTTTTCTATCCTATAAAAAATATAGAAGAGACTATTAATACAAAAGCAACGATAAATATATCAGTTTTTCATCATCATTCATCTTGGTTAAATCCTAATACAGAAGAAAATAATAAGCATGAATTTTCCGAACTGATCAATAGCTTTTCTGATGTAGTTATTTATGGACATGAACATGAAAGGCAAGGAATGATTCATACGGACTTAAACACACATAAGGAGTGCTATATTTTTGCAGGAGAGGCATTACAAATGAATCAAGCAAAAAAAGTTCATTCAGGTTTTCAAGTGTTCATCATAAACACAGAAAATAGGATTGGATTTAATTATCCATTTCATTGGAATGGAACTATCTACTCACAACAGGAGGAACAAAAGTTTTCATTAAAAGAAATAGGACATAACAATCTTGATTTTCATTCAAATCAGGCCTTCTTGTCTTCTTTGAATGATATGAAACTGCCTTTATTTTTCAATGATGATAAAAAAATCAAATTGAAAGATATATTTATATATCCTGACATTGAGAAAACCAATGATTTAAAGAAAGAATTATATGAGAATTATGTTGACAGTTCTATTTTTATAGGGAGTTCAAATTACAAAGTAGTATTGCTTGAAGGAGAAAATCAATCTGGTAAATCCAGCTTGATTAATATGATGTATCTTGACTCTATTTTACATCAAAAATTCCCATTGTTGATTAATGGGAAATGCTTTAAGAAGATGGAAATAGATAAACCTTTAGAAAAAGCCTTTATAGAACAATATGAAAATAAATCATTTGAAGAATATAGTCAATATTCTAACGAATGTAAGATATTGTTTATAGATAATCTTAATTCGGCAGAGTTGAATAATAAATCAATCTTAGAATTATTAAAAAAGCTCGAGAATCGTTTTTCGAGAATTATCATTACAACTTCTTCTATATATAATATTATTTCTGTTTTAGAATCTACCACTAAAGATGTTTTTTGTGGTAAGATACTACCCCTTGGTCACAAGAAAAGAAATAAATTAATAGAAAATTATCATCGTTTAAATGAGGAAAATCCATATAGTATTACAGAACAGATTTTTTTAGAAAAAACAAAAGATTCATATGAACAAGTTCAAACTTTTTTGGGAGATAAATTAATACCTTCCTATCCTATATTTGTATTATCCATTCTTCAATCAATGAATTTAGTAAAACCTAACAATTATGAACAAACTTCATATGGATATTGCTATCAGTCTTTAATACATTTCGCTTTAGCGGCAAAGGCTAAAATCAAAAATGAAGATATTGATACTTATATAAATTATTTGTCAGAATTAGCATTTTCTTTGTTTGATAAAAAGAAAAAATCGTTGTCTGATATTGAATTTCAAGAGTTTCATAAAAATTATTCAGCTAATTATATAGCACCTTCTTTTACCGAAGTGAGGGATAAACTATTAGGATCCGGTCTTCTTGTCTATGATGAAGATGAATGGTTTCATTTTGGCTATAATTATATTTTCTATTTTCTTGTTGCCCAAAAGATTGCAACAATATTAACAGAAGAAAAAGGAAGGAAAATAATACAATATTTATGTAAAAATATACAGGTTGATAAATATGCTAATATTCTGATTTTTGTTGCACATCATTCAAAAGATTCATTTTTAATAGATGAAACAATATTAGCATCAATGATTCCATTTGATGATATTGAGCCTATAACCCTTGAAAGGAATGGTTCATTTAATGAATTAATAAAAGATATTATTCAGGAATTTAAAGATGATATTATCCGATCTAATACAGATCCCATACAGGAACGTGAGAAAAGCTTAGAAAGTAGGGATAAGTTAGAATTGCAGATGAAAGATAATACTTACGAAGAAGATTATCAAAATATGCCTTCTGAAATTATATCTTTCTATCAAGCTGTTAGATCATTGGAAATTGTAGGACAAATTATTAAAAATAGGAAAGGTTCTATTTCAAAACAAAAGTTACATGAAATGATAAAGGAGTTGTATCTAACTGCTTTTAGAACTATAGGTTTTTTGGGGAAAATAGTCAAAAGCACTAAAGAAGAATTGACTATTTCTATTCAGAGTAAAGTTGAAAAGGCTGATTCTAAATCAGAAATTGCTGAAAGAATAAATTTATTCTTTCAATTAATGTCTTTTAATTTTTGCTTGGGTATTTTCTCAAAGGTGATCAATTCAGTAGGGAATAGAGATCTTAAACCTATTTTTGATGATGTAGCAAATGAATTGAATACTCCTGCTGCGAAACTAATATCATTTTCAATAAAGACGTGCTATGGGAAATTATCAATACCCGAGTTAAGATTATTATATAAAGAGTTTGAGAATAATCCTGTGGCATTAAGAATACTAAAAGCACGTGTTAAATCATATTTGTACAATAATTATGTAAAATATGATGAAAGACAAAGAATAGCAAGTACTTTAAAAATGTCATTAATACAACCTCGTGGTAATAATCTTATTAGCAGGACATAA
- the istA gene encoding IS21 family transposase, whose amino-acid sequence MTTKIANILQCYALGMGIKQISRSFELSRNTVRRYVRLFQECGIPIKELAAMPSARIQEMFSEGVGRNREPSQRQLELEALLPEYAARLSRRGVTVKTLYEEYRETHPDGYRHASFGNYLMRYRMVTHVVGHVEHYAGDQMYIDFAGDKLEVVDSESGECRSVEVFVAILPCSHYTYCEAVWSQSRQDLIKACENALHFYGGVPMAIVPDNLKSAVTRSDRNEPVINEEFAAFAEHYGCTVYPTRVRHPKDKALVENAVKLLYRSVYADIEGLVFHSLESLNAAISESLSAFNGRRMSGRPQSRREQFEQIESDCLRPLPAIRHQMKERRSATVMRNGYVTFRLHHYSVPKEYIGKRVEIVYDADTLEIYHGLRLVTTHQRDDTPYSYTTKDAHGLPGRHGSYEKDLEQIYERAGQTDNVLRLYLRKVAELKKYPPAAFRSCRGIMALEKTFGLERLVAASACATQLRLYGYQEIRRILERGDDADFLSKDDIDDEVPVTSIHKNIRGAAYFAQLKHLNRDNNGNK is encoded by the coding sequence ATGACAACAAAGATAGCAAACATCCTCCAATGTTACGCATTGGGGATGGGGATAAAGCAGATAAGCAGGAGCTTTGAGCTTTCCCGCAACACGGTGCGCAGATATGTGCGCCTGTTTCAAGAGTGTGGTATACCGATAAAGGAGTTGGCCGCCATGCCTTCCGCTCGCATCCAGGAAATGTTCTCTGAAGGTGTTGGCCGTAACAGGGAACCGTCACAACGCCAGCTTGAGCTTGAGGCACTCCTTCCTGAGTATGCTGCCCGGCTTAGCCGCCGAGGCGTAACAGTGAAAACCCTGTACGAAGAGTACCGCGAGACCCATCCTGACGGATACAGACATGCCAGTTTCGGCAACTATCTCATGCGTTACCGTATGGTGACACATGTCGTAGGCCATGTCGAGCATTATGCCGGAGACCAGATGTATATCGACTTCGCCGGTGACAAACTGGAAGTCGTTGACAGTGAAAGCGGTGAATGTCGCAGCGTTGAAGTGTTCGTGGCCATACTTCCGTGCAGCCACTATACCTATTGTGAGGCGGTCTGGTCCCAGTCAAGGCAGGACTTGATTAAGGCGTGTGAGAACGCGCTTCATTTTTACGGCGGGGTTCCGATGGCGATCGTACCAGACAACCTCAAATCGGCGGTAACCCGCAGCGACCGTAACGAGCCGGTAATCAACGAGGAGTTTGCGGCATTTGCCGAACACTACGGATGTACCGTATACCCCACACGGGTACGTCATCCAAAGGACAAGGCCTTGGTGGAGAATGCCGTGAAGCTGCTTTACCGATCCGTCTACGCTGACATCGAGGGTCTTGTATTCCACTCGCTGGAGTCTCTGAATGCGGCCATATCCGAATCGCTCTCGGCCTTCAACGGACGCAGGATGAGCGGGCGTCCCCAGTCCAGACGGGAACAGTTCGAGCAGATTGAGTCCGACTGCCTCCGCCCGCTTCCCGCCATACGCCATCAGATGAAAGAGCGACGCTCCGCAACAGTAATGCGTAACGGCTATGTCACCTTCAGGCTTCACCATTACAGCGTACCGAAAGAGTATATAGGCAAACGTGTCGAGATTGTCTATGATGCGGACACGCTGGAAATATATCATGGCCTGCGTCTGGTGACCACACACCAGCGCGATGACACGCCATACTCCTATACGACCAAGGATGCCCACGGACTGCCCGGACGTCATGGAAGTTATGAAAAGGATCTGGAACAGATTTACGAACGGGCCGGCCAGACAGATAACGTCCTGCGGCTGTATCTGCGCAAGGTGGCGGAACTCAAGAAGTATCCTCCCGCGGCGTTCCGTTCATGCAGAGGCATCATGGCGTTGGAGAAGACCTTCGGGCTGGAACGGTTGGTGGCGGCAAGCGCATGCGCCACGCAACTGCGCCTATACGGATATCAGGAGATAAGGCGGATCCTTGAACGCGGGGATGATGCAGACTTCCTGTCAAAAGACGACATCGACGATGAGGTCCCCGTAACATCTATCCACAAAAACATCCGCGGAGCAGCCTACTTCGCACAATTAAAACATTTAAATAGAGACAACAATGGAAACAAATAA
- a CDS encoding DUF3800 domain-containing protein, protein MNKEQFTFYIDESCHLEHDHFPVMCIGYIKVPKEQTEEMKQCIKAIKRGHNILHEIKWNTISNTHIDMYKELIDYFFDSNMEFRCILVKYKDRLDNLSFNNGEHDNFYYKMIYYLLVNPYTNPSAMNNYRVFLDIKDTKGRAKLNKIQEVFSNKFHGKSPFLSFQHIRSHESQFIQLADFFIGAVTYKARGLHLKKDGSLAKKELINYIEMKSGYVLDEGTEPGEIKFNIFDHQPRKRNDSSR, encoded by the coding sequence ATGAATAAAGAACAATTTACATTCTATATAGATGAAAGCTGTCATTTAGAACATGATCATTTTCCTGTCATGTGTATTGGTTATATAAAGGTGCCAAAGGAGCAGACTGAAGAAATGAAACAATGCATAAAAGCGATTAAGCGAGGGCATAATATTTTACATGAGATAAAATGGAATACAATCAGTAACACCCATATTGATATGTATAAAGAACTTATAGATTACTTTTTTGACTCAAACATGGAGTTCAGATGTATTCTTGTTAAGTACAAAGACCGTTTAGACAATTTGTCTTTCAACAACGGCGAGCATGATAATTTTTACTATAAAATGATTTATTACTTGCTTGTCAATCCATACACTAATCCTTCTGCAATGAATAATTACCGTGTATTTTTGGATATAAAAGATACGAAAGGACGTGCAAAACTTAATAAAATCCAAGAGGTCTTCTCTAATAAGTTTCATGGTAAATCGCCTTTTCTTTCTTTTCAGCATATACGTTCCCATGAATCACAATTTATACAGTTAGCAGATTTTTTCATAGGTGCAGTAACTTATAAAGCGAGAGGTCTTCACTTGAAGAAAGATGGCAGCTTGGCAAAAAAAGAACTGATCAACTATATTGAAATGAAATCTGGTTATGTTTTGGATGAAGGTACAGAACCGGGAGAAATCAAATTTAATATTTTTGATCACCAACCTCGTAAGCGCAATGACAGTAGCAGATGA
- a CDS encoding HipA domain-containing protein: MIIYYHFNVLISNRDDYAKNLFFQWVNGSWKLSLAYDLLLSNGFNGYHTTTINGKGELALADVITLAAEIGLSEQYATQTIEELTEKCAARKMVKFRLR, from the coding sequence ATGATAATATATTATCACTTCAATGTATTGATTTCAAATAGGGATGATTATGCCAAAAACTTATTTTTCCAATGGGTTAACGGATCATGGAAACTTTCGCTGGCTTATGACCTTTTGCTAAGTAACGGTTTTAATGGTTACCATACCACGACTATTAATGGAAAAGGAGAGCTTGCACTTGCTGACGTCATTACGTTGGCAGCTGAAATAGGGCTATCAGAACAATATGCAACTCAGACTATAGAAGAATTGACTGAGAAATGTGCTGCAAGAAAGATGGTAAAATTCAGGTTGAGATAA